CAGCCAGATTTCCCCGACGCCGTTGTCCGGCACCTCGGCACCGTCCGGGCTGGCGATCACCGCCCACAGGTCACGGAACGGCTGGCCGCAGGAGACGTAGGCGACCGCACCCTCGGCGTCCGGCTCGACGATCACAGCGTGCCCGGCGGCGAGTTGAGCACGGTCGAGGAACACCCAGCGGGCCGCCGCGTCAAAGGGAGTACTTGCGACTCCCAGCGTGGCCTCCGCCATCCCGTAGGCCGGTTTGACCGCCGTCGCGGGCAGACCGAACGGAGCGAACGCCTCGGTGAATTTCTCGATGGCCGAAATGGTCACCGGCTCGGAGCCGTTGAGCAGGCCGACCACGTTGTGCAGGTCGATGTCGGTGCCCTCGGGGGGCAGCCCGCGCTCGGCGGCCAACTCGAACGCGAAATTGGGCGCGGCCGCGAACGTCGGGCCGTTGGCGGCTTCGGCGCTCAGTTCTTTGATCCAGCGGAACGGTCGGCGCACGAAGGCCATCGGGTCCAGCAGCGTGAGGTATTCGCCACCGCACAACGCGGGGAACATGATCATGATCAGTCCCATGTCGTGGTACAGCGGCAACCAGCTCACGCTGTGGGTGTTTCGGTGCAGGTCCGCGGCCAGGATCATCTGCAGCACGTTGGTGCAGACGGCGCGATGCGTGACCTCCACGCCGGCCGGACTGCGCGTGGACCCCGAGGTGTATTGGAGATACGCAGTGTCGTCGGTGGCGATTGTCGGCTCGGTGAACATCGCGGCGAGCGACGGCGGGATCGCGTCGACCGCGATCAATCGGGGCCGACCGACCACCGGATGCGCACGCAGCGACTCCCGGACAGACTCGGCCGCCGCGGTGGTCGTCAACACCACGGCGGGCCGGGCGTCGGCCAGTACCGCCGTCAGCCGTTCGGTATGGCCGGCCAGGGTGGGGGCGAACAGCGGGACCGCGATGTTGCCGGCGTGGACCGCGGCGAAGAACGACGCCACATACTCGAGGCCCTGCGGCGCCAGGATCGCGACGCGGTCTCCGGGCTTGGCGACCTGCTGTAACCGGGCGCCGATCGAGCGGACCTGAGTCCACAGCTCGTTCCAGCTCAGTTCGACGACGCGACCGTCCTGCTCTTTCGCGTAGTCGACGAAACGGTATGACGGACGGTCACCGAACGCTGCACGGTTTTGGTCGAAGAACGAGGTGAGCGTCAACCCGTCCGGCAACACGATGGTGCCGTCAGCGGAGACGTAATCGTTTATGTCAGCCGCTAGTGGCGTAACAGCATCTATCGACAGATGGGGCCGTCCCATGATGAGAGAATAAGAGAGTTACTTAGTCTTTGGTTCCACTGGGTGGGTGTGTCGTCCACGACGTTCAATAACGATGTGATGTACATCACATTACGGCGGCGTAATGACCAGCTCATTCGCGCGTCAGTTACCGGCCACATCTGCGGTTGTCGGATGAAAGACGTTGGCGCATTTCGTAGCTCGGGATGAGGTTGCAGCACCCGTGTCAGCGCGTTGGGCATCGTTCGTGAGCGCGGTGCCAAATTCCGCGCGCGCCGGGCGACGCGTCAGTATTGGCTCGACCCCTGATCCACCCGGATCTGGGCCGCGGTGACTTTGCGCGACTCGTCGCTGGCCAGCCAGCAGACGGCGTCGGCGATCTCTTCCGGTTCGGCGACCCAGTCGGGCAGAAACGGCGTCAGGACGTGCGCCAGCTGGGGGTTGGTTTCCATCG
The Mycobacterium sp. 050128 genome window above contains:
- a CDS encoding fatty acyl-AMP ligase — translated: MGRPHLSIDAVTPLAADINDYVSADGTIVLPDGLTLTSFFDQNRAAFGDRPSYRFVDYAKEQDGRVVELSWNELWTQVRSIGARLQQVAKPGDRVAILAPQGLEYVASFFAAVHAGNIAVPLFAPTLAGHTERLTAVLADARPAVVLTTTAAAESVRESLRAHPVVGRPRLIAVDAIPPSLAAMFTEPTIATDDTAYLQYTSGSTRSPAGVEVTHRAVCTNVLQMILAADLHRNTHSVSWLPLYHDMGLIMIMFPALCGGEYLTLLDPMAFVRRPFRWIKELSAEAANGPTFAAAPNFAFELAAERGLPPEGTDIDLHNVVGLLNGSEPVTISAIEKFTEAFAPFGLPATAVKPAYGMAEATLGVASTPFDAAARWVFLDRAQLAAGHAVIVEPDAEGAVAYVSCGQPFRDLWAVIASPDGAEVPDNGVGEIWLHGNNIARGYFGREEESQRTFGNKLQSRLELGSHAEGAPDNCYWLATGDLGVYIDGDLYLTGRIKDLVIIDGRNHYPHDIETTVSNSSPAIRTGYVAAFAVPSDASNGGSAEQLVIVAERAAGVGRADPEAIGAAVRAAVAREHQVRVADLRLVAAGAIPRTTSGKLARNACRAEYLDGRFNR